One window of Acomys russatus chromosome 28, mAcoRus1.1, whole genome shotgun sequence genomic DNA carries:
- the LOC127211034 gene encoding 60S ribosomal protein L37-like yields the protein MTKGTSSFGKRRNKTHTLCRRCGSKAYHLQKSTCGKCGCPAKRKRKYNWSAKAKRRNTTGTGRMRHLKIVYRRFRHGFREGTTPKPKRAAVAASSSS from the coding sequence ATGACGAAAGGGACGTCATCCTTTGGGAAGCGTCGCAATAAGACGCACACGTTGTGCCGCCGCTGTGGCTCCAAGGCCTACCACCTTCAGAAGTCGACCTGTGGCAAATGTGGCTGCCCTGCCAAGCGCAAGAGAAAGTATAACTGGAGTGCCAAGGCTAAGAGGCGGAACACAACCGGGACCGGGCGGATGAGACACCTAAAAATTGTCTACCGGAGATTCAGACATGGATTCCGCGAAGGAACAACACCTAAACCCAAGAGGGCAGCTGTTGCAGCATCCAGTTCATCTTGA